The following are from one region of the Sulfitobacter indolifex genome:
- a CDS encoding glycosyltransferase family 2 protein: MTNTPDSMGAPELSLVVPMYNEENVIQRFFDTVRPILDDIGLPYEIVCVNDGSRDATLLALTGIARKDPRVRVVDLTRNFGKEAALTAGLDLARGAAVIPIDADLQEPPELLPEMVAHWQDGFDVVLARRAERSSDTMFKRGSARMFYRLLRMMSDVEIPENVGDFRLMDREVVNALHRLPERTRFMKGIFAWLGFRQTTIDFVRPARQEGSGKFGFRKLFQLAMEGIISFSTVPLRMWSYVGFMVAAAALLFMLYILIDTLLFGRDTPGFATLATVLLFFNGLIMINLGIIGEYLARIFTEVKARPIYLVREQIQFETANAEDHKP, encoded by the coding sequence ATGACCAATACTCCAGACAGCATGGGCGCCCCGGAATTGTCCCTCGTTGTGCCTATGTACAACGAGGAAAACGTAATTCAGCGTTTTTTCGACACGGTCCGTCCGATACTGGATGATATCGGGCTCCCCTACGAGATCGTTTGTGTCAATGACGGGTCGCGCGATGCCACGCTTCTTGCGCTGACAGGTATTGCGCGGAAAGATCCGCGCGTGCGGGTCGTCGACTTGACGCGGAACTTCGGTAAAGAGGCCGCGTTGACCGCCGGGCTGGATCTGGCGCGCGGCGCCGCTGTCATCCCAATAGATGCCGATCTGCAGGAGCCGCCTGAGCTGTTGCCAGAAATGGTGGCGCATTGGCAGGATGGGTTTGATGTCGTGTTGGCGCGCCGGGCTGAACGCAGTTCGGATACGATGTTTAAGCGCGGCTCGGCCCGTATGTTCTATCGCTTGCTTCGAATGATGTCTGATGTGGAAATCCCAGAGAATGTCGGAGATTTCCGGTTGATGGACCGTGAGGTGGTGAATGCCTTGCACCGCCTTCCAGAACGCACCCGCTTTATGAAGGGAATATTTGCCTGGCTTGGTTTTCGCCAAACCACGATCGATTTTGTGCGCCCCGCGCGCCAAGAGGGTAGTGGTAAGTTCGGGTTCCGGAAGCTGTTCCAACTGGCAATGGAAGGGATCATCTCCTTCAGCACCGTGCCGCTCCGAATGTGGAGCTATGTGGGATTTATGGTCGCGGCAGCGGCCCTTTTGTTCATGCTCTATATCTTGATCGACACATTGTTGTTCGGTCGTGATACGCCCGGCTTTGCCACGCTCGCCACGGTGCTGTTGTTTTTCAATGGGCTGATCATGATCAACTTAGGCATTATTGGCGAATATTTGGCGCGCATATTCACCGAGGTGAAGGCACGGCCTATTTATTTGGTGCGCGAGCAGATTCAGTTTGAGACGGCAAACGCCGAGGATCATAAACCCTAA
- a CDS encoding lipoprotein, putative, whose product MRSWVSYYFIAIFMILGLGACGFEPTYASGSQLGRDLENIKLVAPTNREEYIFTRSFEQRLGRNVGASTTLRYNISIYDQGLDVSDMNISHKIGNVSYQLIDETNGDVITSGKVDSFTSYSSEGTLSVAAQDDASERLLIILADKVISRLTAQLPVS is encoded by the coding sequence ATGCGAAGTTGGGTAAGCTATTATTTTATAGCCATTTTCATGATTTTGGGTCTCGGCGCCTGTGGGTTTGAGCCGACCTATGCCTCTGGCTCTCAGCTGGGTCGAGATCTTGAGAATATTAAGTTGGTGGCGCCTACAAACCGGGAAGAGTACATTTTTACCCGCAGTTTTGAGCAACGTCTGGGTCGCAACGTGGGTGCCAGCACAACCTTGCGGTATAATATCTCGATATATGATCAAGGCTTGGATGTGAGCGACATGAACATTTCTCATAAAATAGGAAATGTGAGCTATCAGTTGATCGATGAGACGAATGGGGATGTGATTACCTCTGGAAAAGTAGACTCCTTCACATCCTACTCTTCCGAAGGAACTTTGTCTGTTGCCGCACAGGATGACGCCAGTGAGAGGTTGCTCATCATTCTGGCAGATAAGGTTATTTCCAGGTTGACGGCCCAGCTGCCAGTCAGCTGA
- the pcaD gene encoding 3-oxoadipate enol-lactonase codes for MTFLEMNGTVLHHKVRLSGKTSVVFLNSLGTDLRIWDDVASLLPDDWTVLQIDKRGHGLSETGDADMKTYAADVAALMDHYCLGPALICGVSIGGMIAQQLFHARSDLVSSMVLSNTAARIGDAASWQARLDQLDEVGLEALADGILERWFSAAFRFDRPSDLQGYRSMLARTPAEGYATACRAIRDTDLRDQTSQIDAPVICISGTEDLATPSHIVAQFAQSIPKASVVEISGAGHLPCIETPLEVAAVIKGIAQQG; via the coding sequence ATGACGTTTTTAGAAATGAACGGCACTGTCCTTCACCATAAGGTCCGCTTGAGCGGCAAGACAAGCGTCGTTTTCTTGAACTCACTTGGGACGGATTTGCGCATATGGGATGACGTTGCAAGTTTGTTGCCGGACGACTGGACGGTGTTGCAGATTGATAAGCGTGGGCACGGTCTCTCCGAGACGGGTGACGCAGACATGAAGACCTATGCCGCAGATGTAGCCGCATTGATGGACCACTACTGTCTTGGTCCGGCCCTCATATGCGGTGTCTCAATTGGGGGAATGATCGCACAACAGCTTTTCCACGCCCGCTCTGATCTTGTCTCTTCAATGGTGTTGTCCAACACTGCTGCGCGGATCGGGGATGCAGCGAGTTGGCAAGCGCGTCTTGACCAACTCGATGAGGTCGGTCTTGAGGCCTTGGCAGATGGTATACTTGAGCGCTGGTTCTCGGCTGCGTTCAGGTTCGACCGGCCAAGCGATCTGCAAGGATATCGATCAATGCTCGCGCGCACCCCTGCTGAGGGCTACGCGACGGCATGCCGCGCGATCCGCGATACGGATCTGCGCGATCAAACGTCACAAATCGACGCACCGGTGATCTGCATATCTGGCACAGAGGATTTGGCCACGCCTTCGCACATCGTTGCGCAATTTGCACAATCCATACCAAAAGCCAGCGTCGTTGAAATCTCAGGCGCCGGGCATTTGCCCTGTATCGAGACGCCATTAGAAGTTGCAGCTGTTATCAAGGGTATTGCCCAGCAAGGATAG
- a CDS encoding GtrA family protein, which translates to MRHLLGEILRFGGVGALATGVHVGTYLGMLSLVSPQVANAMGFLVGVGLSYVGHTWFSFAGSSKQAGTGRTLALRFAVVVAVGYVLNAFWVALVTEGLGWASGWAGIFIACGTPAITFLLLKFWVYAPR; encoded by the coding sequence ATGCGCCATCTTCTTGGGGAAATCTTGCGCTTTGGAGGCGTAGGGGCATTGGCCACCGGGGTGCATGTAGGCACCTATCTTGGCATGCTTTCACTCGTATCACCTCAAGTCGCCAACGCTATGGGGTTTTTGGTCGGCGTCGGCCTGTCGTATGTGGGGCATACGTGGTTCAGTTTCGCGGGATCTTCCAAGCAGGCGGGGACGGGCCGCACGCTGGCGCTACGTTTTGCCGTGGTGGTGGCCGTGGGCTACGTGCTCAATGCATTCTGGGTGGCCTTGGTCACAGAAGGGTTGGGTTGGGCATCAGGCTGGGCCGGGATTTTTATCGCCTGTGGAACCCCTGCCATCACGTTTCTTTTGCTTAAATTTTGGGTCTACGCGCCCCGATAA
- a CDS encoding VanZ family protein — MSSLRAIALTPSRRTIVLWLTTSLMICIGVLTLFPLGLPDVAGSDKDHHILAFAALVMPCAALYPQGLTRVILGATAYGALIEIIQPFVGRSGDFLDFIADLAGIGLGSILGLGIHYAAQRYAGFRRRVAPSRAANVIQLYDPRPREAAAKDPLEP; from the coding sequence ATGTCCAGTTTGCGAGCGATTGCTCTGACCCCGTCCCGCCGCACAATTGTCTTGTGGTTGACGACGAGTCTGATGATTTGCATCGGTGTCCTGACGCTCTTTCCCCTGGGCCTTCCAGATGTGGCTGGCAGCGATAAGGATCACCATATATTGGCCTTCGCAGCTTTGGTGATGCCTTGCGCCGCTCTCTATCCTCAGGGGCTTACCCGGGTAATTCTGGGGGCCACAGCCTATGGCGCACTTATTGAAATCATACAGCCCTTTGTCGGACGCTCAGGTGACTTTCTCGATTTTATCGCGGATTTGGCGGGCATTGGGTTGGGATCCATTCTGGGCCTCGGGATACATTATGCTGCCCAACGCTATGCCGGTTTTCGGCGCCGCGTCGCTCCAAGCCGTGCGGCGAATGTTATTCAGCTCTATGATCCTCGCCCGCGCGAAGCCGCCGCCAAAGACCCTCTGGAACCCTGA